DNA from Synechococcus sp. CBW1108:
CGTTCCCCCCTGCCGGGTCTGGGCGTGCTGCCTGCGGTGGAGCCCGAGGCCCAGGGCCTGGCCCCCGAGCTGCTCCTGTCCGATCTGCAGCTGGTGATGGATGGGGCCTACAACCCCAACCATCCCGGCGCCCTGGCCCACCTGGATCCCCCGCCCCTGGCGGCCTCCATTGCAGCCGATCTGATCTGCGCCGGCCTCAACAACAACCTGCTCGCCGAGGAGCTCTCGCCGAGCCTTACCCGGCTGGAGCGCAGCCTCACCGCCTGGTTGGCCGGCCAGCTGGGCATGCCCCCGGGCAGTGGCGGCGTGGGGGCCAGTGGCGGCACCCTCTCCAACTTGATGGCCCTGGTTGCCGCCCGGCGCAGTCGGGGTCTGGCCACCGATAGTCGGGCGGTGGTGGTCGCCAGTGCGGATGCCCATGTCTCGATGGCCAAGGCGCTGGCGGTGATGGGCCTGCCGCCCGAGGCCCTCTGCCCGATTGCGGTGGATGGCGCCGGCCGCCTGCTTCCCCACGCCCTCGAGCAGGAAGTGGACCGGTTGGAGCGGGCCGGCCAGCCGGTAATTGCCGTGGTGGCCACGGCCGGCACCACCGTGCGCGGCGCCGTGGACCCCTTGGAGGCGATCGCCGATCTCTGCGTGAGGCGAGATTTGTGGCTGCATGTGGATGGGGCGATCGGTGCCGTTTTCGGCCTGGTGCCAGCGCACCGTTTCCGGGTGGCCGGGCTGGAGCGCGCTGATTCGATCACGATCAATCCCCAGAAGGTGCTGGGCATCACCAAGACCTCCTCCCTGCTGTTGCTGGCCCAACCCCAGGCCCTGGCCCAGGCCTTTCAAACCGGCCTGCCCTACATGGAGCCCAGCTGGGGCGGGGGCCATGGCGGTGAAACGGGCCTGCAGGGCACCCGCCCGGCGGAGGTGCTCAAGCTCTGGTTGGGCTTGCGTCAGCTAGGTCTCAGTGGCATCGGCGCGGTGCTGGATGGGGCCATAGCTCGGCGCCGCCAGCTCCAGGCCCTGCTGGGTGCCAGCGAGCGTCTGCAGTTGCGCTGCGGCTCCTTCCACCTGCTGGCCTTTACCCCCCGGCAGCTGGATGTCGAGGCGGCGGCGCACTGGAGCCAGCAGACACGCCAACTCCTGCTCCAGCATCAATTGATGCTCTCGCGGCCCCAGTACGTCGGCCGCCACCATCTCAAGGCCGTGCTGGGCAATCCCCACACCCGCAGCGAGCACCTCGAAACTCTCGCCAGCCTCGTGCAAGCCAGCCTGGATGGCCTGCCATGAGCGGGCCCGAACCCCAGCCGGGCCGCTGGGTTGCGATCGTGACCGGTGCGATTTCGATCCTGATCGGCGTCCTCTATCTGGCCTTGATCGCAGTGCTGGATAGCCGCGGTCCACTCCAACCCCCGCCACCGGAGGCGATGGGCGG
Protein-coding regions in this window:
- a CDS encoding pyridoxal-dependent decarboxylase, which translates into the protein MASSPPAPQAIQPLPFASPEHLDPQLQDFLELASRQLCAWLGSASQRSPLPGLGVLPAVEPEAQGLAPELLLSDLQLVMDGAYNPNHPGALAHLDPPPLAASIAADLICAGLNNNLLAEELSPSLTRLERSLTAWLAGQLGMPPGSGGVGASGGTLSNLMALVAARRSRGLATDSRAVVVASADAHVSMAKALAVMGLPPEALCPIAVDGAGRLLPHALEQEVDRLERAGQPVIAVVATAGTTVRGAVDPLEAIADLCVRRDLWLHVDGAIGAVFGLVPAHRFRVAGLERADSITINPQKVLGITKTSSLLLLAQPQALAQAFQTGLPYMEPSWGGGHGGETGLQGTRPAEVLKLWLGLRQLGLSGIGAVLDGAIARRRQLQALLGASERLQLRCGSFHLLAFTPRQLDVEAAAHWSQQTRQLLLQHQLMLSRPQYVGRHHLKAVLGNPHTRSEHLETLASLVQASLDGLP